In Stigmatopora nigra isolate UIUO_SnigA chromosome 11, RoL_Snig_1.1, whole genome shotgun sequence, the following proteins share a genomic window:
- the cflara gene encoding CASP8 and FADD-like apoptosis regulator a → MDVCHKISFCAPLPASDKPSDMLCIIQEISESLDCDDRSKVLYLCEILNTENTKVRVKETLQSKVMSFDAGNLFLAELMFHLRRYDILRKVLGSSKDEVERALGSRHFLPRFRVLMAHISENMSCEDVDSVKFLLSDMLPRGKIQSFKGFLELITELEILGKISSKRVDFLEECLSAVGRVDLAKQLKMYKMSVNMAITEVTHHHHTSKNPLNRNTVTSEPRGVCLIIDCVGNDGEMLEQAFKSLHFEVTLHKWLGLIDTVSTLRSAFRGGRGHKGDSYVCCVISRATDNHLLATDTNCEGLRLQDVRRLITGAAYPERVGKPKLFFVQSYSVPALQPFERQNRWDDDKWESDGGSQLSSDSTPLDADVLWSHCRTGEEQLRNGQHRSVYLKALAEALSGFQGRSRHMMDVHKEVDRVITKHNSRNPGAEYHIDLKNTLTKDLYL, encoded by the exons ATGGATGTTTGCCATAAAATATCCTTCTGCGCTCCACTTCCTGCATCTGATAAGCCTTCAGATATGCTTTGTATTATACAAGAAATATCAGAATCTCTTGATTGCGATGACCGTTCCAAGGTTTTGTACTTGTGTGAGATTTTGAACACGGAAAATACAAAAGTCCGTGTAAAGGAGACGCTTCAATCCAAGGTCATGAGCTTTGATGCGGGAAATCTGTTCTTAGCTGAGCTCATGTTCCATTTGAGAAGATACGATATTCTGAGGAAAGTTTTGGGATCCAGCAAAGACGAAGTGGAGAGAGCTTTGGGATCCAGGCACTTTCTACCCAGATTCAG AGTATTAATGGCTCATATCAGTGAGAATATGAGCTGCGAAGATGTCGACAGTGTGAAATTTCTCCTATCGGATATGCTACCCCGTGGGAAAATTCAATCTTTCAAG GGCTTCCTGGAATTGATTACAGAGCTGGAAATTTTGGGCAAAATTTCCTCCAAACGAGTGGACTTTTTGGAGGAATGTTTAAGTGCCGTGGGCAGAGTTGATCTGGCCAAACAACTCAAGATGTACAAGATGTCAG ttaACATGGCAATAACTGAAGTcacacaccaccaccacaccaGCAAG AATCCACTAAATCGAAACACCGTTACCAGCGAACCCAGAGGAGTTTGTCTCATTATAGACTGCGTGGGTAACGACGGAG AAATGCTGGAGCAGGCGTTTAAGTCACTGCACTTCGAGGTGACTCTTCACAAATGGCTCGGCCTGATCGACACCGTTTCGACGCTTAGAAGCGCCTTCCGAGGAGGTCGCGGCCACAAAGGGGACAGTTACGTCTGCTGCGTCATCAGTCGTGCCACTGATAATCACCTCCTGGCTACAGACACAAATTGCGAAGGCCTCCGTCTTCAAGACGTTCGACGCCTTATCACCGGGGCCGCCTATCCGGAGCGGGTTGGCAAGCCGAAACTCTTCTTCGTCCAGAGCTACAGTGTACCGGCATTGCAACCTTTCGAAAGACAGAATCGCTGGGATGATGATAAATGGGAGTCGGATGGAGGTAGTCAGTTGTCAAGTGACAGCACTCCGTTGGATGCAGATGTGCTCTGGAGTCACTGCCGGACTGGAGAAGAGCAACTACGGAACGGTCAACATCGCTCCGTTTACCTGAAAGCTTTGGCAGAAGCTCTCAGTGGATTCCAGGGAAG GAGCAGGCATATGATGGATGTCCACAAAGAAGTGGATAGAGTGATCACGAAGCACAACAGCAGGAATCCTGGAGCAGAATACCACATAgatctaaaaaatacattgaccaAAGATCTTTATCTATAG